GGGTTCTGATAACCCAGTACGACGGAAGAAAGAACCTGAACAAGAGCGTTTCGGAACTGGTACAGGAAACATTCCAGGGCAAAGTGTTCAGCACCCATATACGCAACTCCATTGCGCTGGCCGAAGCCCCGACACAAGGGCAGGATATTTTTCACTATGCCCCAAAATCTGCCGGGGCAGAGGACTACGAAAAGGTATGTAACGAACTGCTAACAGAAATAAAGTAACCATATGGCAAAGAAGAACGATTTAAAAAACAGTATGTCGGCCGGGCTGACCGGGGGATTAGACAGCCTGATCCAATCCACGGCCGGGCAAAAAGAGGCTCAAAAGCCGAAGAAAGCGAAAACCGTGCATTGTAATTTTGTCATGGACGAAACCTATCACCAGAACTTAAAGCTGATCGCGATCCGCAAAGGCGATTCGCTAAAATCGGTATTGCAAGAGGCTATATCTGACTACTTGGATAAAAACAGTTCCCTGCTATAACAGCGTATCGGGAATATACAGGGCAAACACTCCACAAAAGAAATTCTCCAGGAAAAAGGTACGCAGAAAAGCAACCCTACACATAAATTACAGATGATAAAAGCAATAAAAAACCCGTTGGCAGGATTAATCTTGCGTATGTTTAACCTGCCAACGGGTACGATATTAATAAACGTTTGGATTAAGGTTAGACTTTTACGTCTTTATCTGCTTTATCTGCATTACCCCAGTCTGTTGTCTCTGCATCAAACTGGATCGGATTCAACACAGCCTCTCCCTGATCATTATAACCACCACCGAAAATCAACGTGTAGATATGACGCTTGCCCGCTACCCATGTATCTCCGAACGGAACATAAATTGTTTTGTATTCGCTTGCTGAACCCAACAGATAAACTCCGTTCTGCCGGATTTTGCAGGAGATCTCCAGATAACATTGCTTCGCATTATCGGCATCATGCTTGGTTTTGGTGTCTGTTCCGGAAACGTTCCAAGCAGTCAGCGTCTGTGGTATATTCAGCATAGGAGTAGTTGTGGTAATATCGGTAACTGGGTCATTACCTTCGACCGTGATGGATTTGTCTTTCACTACGGTAAATGTGCCCAGACCTGATGCTTCACTTGGTAAACCATCAAGATCACTCCAATTCCCCGTTACATCGGCTGCCGCAGGCAATGTGAAGACGCCGCCCATTTTGACATTATAAATCTTGATCATGTTGATGTCCACCTGCATGTTATCGTATTCGGTCTTTGCTTTGAATACGACCTGTGACAGAATATGCTTGAAGTTAAATTTCACTACTCCGTTGTTCATGTCTTTTGTCCGGTCTTTGGCTATGGCATACATCACGTCGTAGTTTTCATGACCATTGTTGGCTCCATACTCATCGATGCAGCTATACCTTATCTTTTGGACATCCTTGGTGACTTCCCAACTATAAAACCCCATCATATCGTCACTAACCGTTCCGGGATTGAACGCGTAAAAGTCCAAAGCCTCGGTAGGCCAATAACGAAGGTCGCTCGCTTTTTTATAATCCCACTTATTATCTTTGTACACGATGTTCACTCCGTCATGTCCAAATACCATGTGGTCCGTTCCCATGAAGACAGTACCATCCGCCGTAAAAGCGAACACGTCGAAATCGGTGTTCTTCAAGTTGTCGGGGGTAGTAGGGGTAGCCCTCGTTTCCGCCGCATTACTTAACACGTTAAAACCAATCGCATTCCGTGAGGAGGTTTCCACATTCGCAATCTCCTCGTCTGAGCAACCCATGAGTAGAGCTCCAAAGATTGCCCAAAGCATTACTGTACTTTTTTTCATAAATAAAAATAAATCAAATTGATACATATAATTAATAAACTCATATTACAACACTATATCCATATTCACATCATCCCAATCATCAACGTCCACATCAAATCCCGCACCGTCACTTCCCGGCTCGGATGGAACCTCATAATCAAAATTCAACACCAGATGCACATCACCGACATGCCCCACTACCGGGACATCATGCACTTGGCCGCTCACGTCCTGTTCCAATACAGACATGCTGCCTGAACGGTTCTTGAGATACAACCGGAAAACATTGGGCTCTCCTTCAAGTGCGGAATGTCCAAACGTATAGAATCCGCCTATAATCTGATTCCGTGAAACCATTCCATCAAAGAGCAGGCTCTCCGAAAGACCGGCGGGCAAACTGTCGGCGGACATGTTAAGCGAGCCGGACATGCCGGAAAGAGCGGCCCGCAAATCCGCCACCCTATCCAGTCCCCGAAGACCGTTCACCTCATACGTGTAGTGACATACCATGTTTACGGGAGTCAGCCGTACTATCTCCGCGCTTCCTCCCGGAATGTCCTTGAGGATAACTTCGTCTATATGGTCGCCACACAGCCAAGGTGGGGTGACAGCCATTGTCCGGTTATCCGGCGACTGCACATCACGCGTATCGGCAGTAAAAAGCGTGTAACTGCCGTTTTCTTTCCAAACCATCCCGTCGGTATCGTAGTTGAAGCAAATTACCCGGTAATCATTCTCGGGAAGCTCCACTTCCCCATCCTCTCCTCCGGGGAAATCAAATATCCACGTGTTGCTTTCATCGTCGGTCGGATAAAATACGACCCTCATGCCTTCAGGCTTGTCATGATTGGAAATCTTGGTCCAGTCGAATACTACCCGCACCGTGGCAAAGTGCGGATGATCGTAACATAAATCCTTATGCTCACAAGCCGTCAGTCCTATCCATAAAAATATGAACACCAGACTAAAGCGTATCCGTATCACTGCCTGCCTCCTTTCTTCCGGCTATAATTCCCCCGCCCGATCAACCACACCAAAGAGATACCCGCCTTGGTCGGGCCGAACCAGCAGCGTTTTTTAGTGGTCTGCCATACATAGTGACCGTCCAAAGGGATGTACTCCTTGTACAATCCTCCAAGGTAGCCGATTCCCAACGTGAAATCCACATTGAACCGATGTCCCACAGGTAACGAGTAGCCGTAAGCCACGCCTCCCCCGTAACTCCATTTATCCCCCAAGTAACCTTTCCCACCCAATTCGAAATCATAGGTGACGATCTGCCCGTACAATCCGACATGATGCCCGGAAAACGGTTTTTCCACCGCTCTCCGACCGAACCAGCGGCGCAACTCCACATCTCCCCCATAGATACGCCAATAATTATGCTTCCGATCACTTTTCCACCAGGCATACATCCAATTCCCGGCCACAGACCAGTTCTTCCCCAAACAGAACTCAACCCCGATGTCAGGTATCAAAACAGCGTCATAAAGCAAGTTTGTTTTCACCGCCATGCAAAACGGCCGTTTCTTTACCGGAGCTATGACGGTAACGGTATCACGGATGCACAACGTATCACGTGTATGTATATATACCGTATCTCTGACGGGATTTATCGGATCACTATCATAGCATATTTTCACCATCGACGAACGAAGTTTCGGAAAATGGAATTTATACAAATATGAGTATGGCCTCCCCCCTTTCAGTCTTTTCAGTTCTCCCCCCCAATAAGGGCTGTCCTGGTTTTCCAAACGTACGATCTTCTCCAACAAACGAAGGACATCCTCCCTCTCCGGAACATTCACATCCGCTCTCACCATCGTTATAAGTCCGTTCCAGTCGCTTCCCGAAAAATGAAAATCCCTCTCCAATACCGGAATCTTTATATAAGGTGATATATACCGCCACAAAACCTCTGCTCGTTTTTCAGACAGCCTTCCATTCAACAGCCCCCCTCCTTCCGGGGAAGCTCCTCCTATTATTTGAATTTTCCTGATAAGACGGACGGAGTCGTTCAATGCGGAACAGATTTTAGCAAACCGCTCCATCTCGTTCCCATTGTCAAGTAAACATGTATCTATATTTACCTTTCCTTGATGAAAATAGATCCTTACCGAATCACGCTTCTCCTGAGCGGATATTTCTCCGCTTATACTCAACACGAGCACGAACAATACACATTTAATATAAAAAAACATCTTTTCGTCATTTAATCATTTGTTAATATGACAATCCAAACCCAGGCTTTTACACCCCCTGAATTTCAACCGCTAAAGATATGCACTTATAAACCAACCTCCAAAGCAAAAAACAAGTATTTTAAACTTATAAATACTTAAAAAGACAACCACACAACAGCTACAACACTTACCACAGCAGCCAATCACGCTTACACAACAATTAAAAACACTTAACATCATAAAGAAAAGTACTTAAACATACAAAAAAAAAAAACAGTTATTTTTGCAGGAAACATTATACTTAATAACACTTAAAACAATAAAACACATGAAATTCAGCACAAAAGCCGCTACTTTTCTAAGTTCAATAAAAACTCAAACTTACGACAAAAAAGAAAGAGAAATGATAATAACGTATCCCTTAATTCCGCAACACTATTATAAAATATTTTTTTTAAGTACCTGAGCAACAAAAAGTTGCTCAGGATTTTGCCATGTCAGAGGATTCACTTAACTTAGTGTTGCAAAAAAATAATCAAACAAAACCTCATCAGGCATGGCAAAAATACAAATAAAATCCGAGAAGCTCACTCCTTTTGGAGGAATATTTTCAATCATGGAGCAATTTGACTCCACATTGTCATCTGTAATCGACTCGACACTCGGTCTAAGGTGTAGCTCGTTCGGTTATCAGTACAGTGAAATCGTCCGTTCCCTCATGAGTATCTACTTCTGTGGTGGCTCATGCATTGAGGATGTCACTACTCATTTGATGAACCATCTCTCGCTCCATCCGACACTTCGTACTTGTAGTTCTGATACTATCCTCAGAGCGATAAAGGAACTGACGCAAGGAAACATCTCATACACATCAGATACGGGTAAGAACTACGATTTCAACACGGCTGACACACTCAATACCTTACTGCTCAATTGTATGTTTGCATCCGGCCAACTGAAAGAGGGCGAGATGTATGATGTTGATTTCGACCATCAGTTCATAGAGACTGAGAAGTATGATGCAAAGCCTACATACAAGAAGTTCCTTGGTTATCGCCCTGGCGTGGCGGTTATTGACGACTTGATTGTTGGCATTGAGAATAGCGATGGTAACACCAACGTTCGTTTTCATCAGAAGGACACGCTGAAGAGATTCTTTGAGAGATTTGAGCAGAACGGACTTACAATCAATCGTTTCAGAGCTGATTGTGGATCATGTTCCGAGGAAATCGTGGAGGAAATAGAGAAACACAGCAAATCCTTCTATATCCGCGCAAACCGCTGCAGTTCGCTCTACAATGACATCTTTGCTCTTAGAGGCTGGAAGACTGAGGAAATCAATGGCATTGAGTTCGAATTGAACTCTATTCTTGTTGAGAAGTGGAAGGGTAAAGCATACCGACTTGTGATTCAAAGACAGAAACGGATGGACGGTGTGCTGGATCTTTGGGAAGGAGAATACACATACCGTTGTATCCTGACTAACGACTATGAATCTTCCACAAGAGAAATTGTCGAGTTCTATAACCTTCGTGGAGGAAAGGAACGTATCTTCGATGATATGAACAATGGTTTCGGGTGGGACAGATTGCCCAAATCCTTCATGGCAGAGAACACTGTGTTCCTTCTTCTTACGGCACTTATCCGTAATTTCTACAAGGCCATTATCCACAGACTTGACGTAAAGAGGTTCGGACTCAATGCAACAAGTCGCATAAAAGCGTTTGTCTTCAGGTTTGTCTCTGTACCAGCCAAGTGGATCAGAACATCAAGGCGGTATGTGCTGAATATCTATACCTGTAATAATGCTTACGCAGATATTTTTCAGACTGATTTTGGATAACGCCTACAACTTATGGGTATGATACTGCGTATTGCCTCAAGTCGCATAGTGGGGCAAGGGGATATTGTGGGCAGAAGTGGGTATTTCAGCCTCAATTTATCTGCTAATTCAGTGATGAGAGGACGTTTAGACGCAAGAAGGACGCTGAAGAGCTTAGTTGCGGATTTGAGGGTATCAACAAAAACGAGTCTTTCATCTATCCCTGCTCATGCTGGTCTTATGCGCACCCATATACATATATTCAGTTCCATTTCCCAATGAACAGTTTTATTATATTAACAGCGTATTATTCCTGTTTATCATTATGTGCACTCTCGCTTATTTTAAAAAGAGAGTAAATCTGACCACGACCTTTTCCATTATACTGATAGCCATACATATCGAGATTTTTATCGAAATAATTTATTGCTCAATATGTAGCGGACATGAATATAGTTATCAAAGAGCATTGATAATGAGTAACATTACTATCTCTCTCTTATTTACCATGCTTTCCATCTGTGCCTATATGAGTAATATCTCCATCCTATTGTCCTCCCTTACCATAGCTTCCTATACAATCTGCACACTTATCACCGACGAACCGTTCCTATACAGTTATCTGCCTTTGATCATCATCATATACACCATGATCCCCTTATTAGGAAGATCCTTACGCAGTAATATCAGCAGCTTGCTAAAAAGTAGCAACTTGCTAAAAGAGGAAGAGGAAATGCTTTTGAAACGTCTCCAAATGAAAAAGGAAGAACTATTCGCGTTCGCCGAGTTGTTAAGCGAGAATAACCCGGAAGAAAAGACAAGCTCCCTGTTAAACATAATAGGGGAACAATCCAAAGAAAATCTTTTTACAGCCCTTGCCGCATACCAGAAAAAGGAAAAAAGTAAACTTGATACAATCAGGAGAATATATCCCAATTTATCCCCGTCCGAATTAAACATCTGCCGTTTAATACTGCAAGACAAGACCGTCAGCCAAATATGCGAATTATTACATCGGAGTAGCGGAAACATAACCAGCCAACGAGCGAACATACGTGCCAAACTCGGACTGAAAAAAAGCGACAATTTAAAAGAAGCATTACAAGAACGCATGAGGCTGTATGAAGAAGAACACCACCGGCAAGAGGAGTTTTCAGCCATGCGTTAGGGATTGCAGAGTAAAGCCCACAGCCTTTAGGCGAGGACTTGAAACGTAAAGCCCGACCGTCCCACGGGAACGCCCAAAAGAAAAAGAATCCCCCGAACATTCATCCGGGGGACATCCAAGCCGTCACGTCAATTATAATACAGATTCAGATCATCCGTGCCAATCTCCTTTCCGTCCCGGAAAACAAGGCGTAAATCAATCCTCTCTCTGTTTTCATTGCCACAAAGATAGACATACCGGCCAACATACGCATCATACTTATCAATCAGTTCTAACGGTATGACCGGCATGGGAAAAGGATACACCTATATTGCATATAGCGGAAAATTTGTAAGATTACCCTGTACTTTATAAGGCAACATAGAAAATCTCTCCGCATGCAATTCCGGTCTTTTTCCCAGTAATGCTGTCAACGAATTGGCCCGGACATTCCCTTCGGCCTTCACTTCTATCGGCACCATTTGGGCATTACGTTGAATAACAAAATCCAACTCAAGACGCGAATTGTCTGTGTTATGGTAATAAATCGGTGACACGCCCTTACTTTTCATCTGCTGCAATACATACTGTTCAGTCATTCCTCCCTTGTATTCCTTAAATATGTCGTTTTTAATCAAGACTTGGGCCGGATCTGTCTTGACCATAGCACCCATAAGCCCCAAATCAACCATATAGAGTTTGAAAGCCGACAGGTCTTCATAAATATCAAGCGGAAGCTCCGGTTTGGTACATCGAGGCACTTTATACAACAACCCGGCATTTACAAGCCATTGAATGGCCATCTCAAAATCATTGGCTCTGGCACCTTTTCGCAAAGCTCCGTAAATGAATTTCTTGTTTTCTTTAAATAATTGGGAAGGAATGCTGTTCCATACCATTCGGACACGCGGAACCTGTTCTTTGGGCGCATGTTTTGAGAAGTCAAGATCATAGCCTTGCAAAATCTCCGACTGTATTCTTCTGACTTCCAGCAAGGAATCCGTTTCTACATATTTGAGTACAACTTCCGGCATACCACCTACATAATAATATTGCCGAAGGAGATCCGTATATTTGTCATGCAGGAGGCTTATCGTTTCAAAATCCCCACTCATAAGCAATTTACAAGCTTCTTCTTCTCCCTTGGCGACAAGAAACTCTTCAAAGTTCATAGGAAATATATTGATGACATTTACCTTCCCTACGGGATAAGACACATCCTGATGAAGGGATATCCCCAAAAGTGAACCTGCCACAGCTATATGATACTCCGGAACCTCCTCTTTAAAATACTTCAAAGATTCCAGTGCTTCCGGGATATCTTGTATCTCATCAAGGATAATAAGCGTATCACCCGGAGTAATGTCAACGGAAGTCATCGCACGCAGCCCCCGTAAAATTCTGTCAACATTGAAATCCTGAGAAAAAAGCTGGCGTGCAAGGTTATTCTTACGGCATACCACATAAGCCTCTTTTTTGTATTCAAGTTTGGCAAACTCATGGAGCAGCCATGTTTTCCCAACTTGTCGGGCACCATTTAAAATCAGAGGTTTTCTATCCTCACGGTTTTTCCATTCTATAAGTTGTTGCAAAACAAATCTTTTCATCTACAAACAGCATTTTTATACATGTAAAAACAGCGTATAATACATTTATCCGCACTTATTTAAAGCACAAATATAAGAAAATAAACAGATAATAGAAGCAATCTTATACATTTTTCCGCACTTTAATCAACTCCAATGGAAAGCAGTAGCCAATTTAGGATTGCCTTCTCCACGCTCGATGGCCACCAGCGTATTGATGCCCACGCCCGCCAGTTCGGAGAAGTTCCAGCTGATTGACCTTCAAACTCTTCCTGCACTCTTTAATCATCTTTCCTAGCTCTTTCATATTCACAACACATTGTGATTTTAGTCAGTTTTCATCCTAGTTCAAAGAAAAAAACAGCCGATAAAGCAACTATAATCATTGTATTCATATAGATTAACATCATATATTCAAGTTAATCTATATATTTACATGGATTATTTGTATATTTGCAAAAAAGGAACAACCATGTGGAATGAAATGAGCAATCCAGCTGTGCTGATGAGAATCGGCCAGCGCATCAAAGAGACACGTATCAGGCAGCATATCACGCAGGAAGAACTGGCAACGGCTTCCGGTGTAAGCCCCTTGACCGTTGCGAACATCGAGAAGGGCAAATCGGTATCGCTGCTGTTGTTCATCAGCGTACTCCGCTCGCTCGGCCTGCTGGAGAACCTGGAGCAACTGGTACCGGAAATCCGGGTCAGCCCGATAGAGCTCAAAAAACTGCAAGGAAAGAAACGCTACCGTGTACGCCATTTAAAACAAGATAACCATGAATGATTTGATAGTAGATGTAAAGCTATGGGGAGAAAGCGTAGGCTCTCTCTATTGGGAAAAGGAAAGCAATGCCGCCTTGTTCGACTATGAACGGAAGTTCATCCGCTCCGGTCTTGACATTTCTCCCATCATCATGCCCATCAGCCAGTACAGGAACACCCCCTACCGGTTCCTTGAAAACCGTACCGACTGTTTCAAGGGGTTGCCCGGCCTGTTTGCCGATTCACTGCCGGACACTTTCGGAAACCAGATCATCAATGAATGGTTTGCCAGCAAGGGATTGTCCGGAGAAGAGATTACCCCTTTAGACAGGCTTTGCTATGTAGGCAAACGTGGCATGGGCGCACTGGAGTTTGAGCCGTCCTCGCCAATCAACGGCATGAACGAATCATCAGTGCTCCATATCGAGGAACTGACGGAGCTTGCCAAATCCGTATTCACGGACAGAATGGCTTTTCAGGTCCAACTGCGCCAGGAAGGAAGAAACATTCTGGATATACTGAAAGTGGGAACATCTGCCGGAGGTGCCAAGCCCAAGGCCATCATCGCCTACAACGATATTACCGGAGAGGTACGCTCCGGACAGGTAAAAGCTCCTGAAGGATTCGGATATTGGCTGTTGAAATTTGATGGCGGCAAATACAGCGAACACACGCAGATAACGGACAATCCACAAGGAATAGGAAATATCGAATATGCCTATCACCGGATGGCAAAAGCCTGCGGTATCGATATGATGGAATGCCGGTTACTTCAGGAAAAAGAGTCATATCACTTTATGACACGCCGTTTTGACCGTATGAAAGACGGAGAGAAAATCCATGTACAGACATTGGCCGGGCTTGCCCACTATGACCGTGACCAACGCCATTCATACGAAGAGATATTCCGTATCATGCGGCAGATGAACCTCCCTTATCCAGAGCAGGAGGAACTATACCGAAGAATGGTGTTCAACGTCATGAGCCGGAACCATGACGACCATAGCAAGAACTTATCTTTCCTGATGGATAGACAAAGGAAGTGGAAACTGGCCCCAGCATACGACCTCTGCTACTCATACACACCGGGCGGCAAATGGACGAACCGCCACCAGCTGTCACTCAACGGCAAACAAGACAATTTCACGATGGAAGATCTGCAAAAGGTAGGTGAGAACATGGGTATCCGGAAACACAAACAGATTATCGAAGAGATACAGGAAACCGTATCGCATTGGCATGAGACTGCCAAGGATTGCGGGGTCAAGCCGGAACACGCCGATTTTATCGGAGAAAACCTGCTCTTGTTCGGCAAGCAACTGCATACGATCCATATGCCGGACATTGCCAACGAACAAGAGCAGGCTTTCATGAAGGCTATGCGAAATGATGACTTCAATACCATTCTGAAACTGAAGATGAGAGGATATCAGCCATCGGAGAACACACTGAAAAGCCTCCAGCCGGATGTATCCGCCACCACCTTCATCGCTGCCGCCAAAATCTTCCAAATGGAAGGGATGCTAAAAAGCCTTCAGGACATAAAACCCGCGCAAAGCCCGATTACAGGCGGCAATAAACGTAGCATGGAATTGGGGGATTAGCACACAAACTACATCGCGCACAATTCAATATAACAGTAAATATATTAATTGTTATATATAATATTTTGATTTAACAATTAATATATTTACCTTTGTAAAATGACAACGAATCACATCACCCAAGCCATGGCCAATCCGGAAATCATAGTGGAACTGGGCAGACGATTTAAGGAATACAGGCTAACCTATAGGCTCACCCAAAAAGAGGCTGCCGAGAAAGCCGGTGTCAGCCTTATCACCTTACGCCAGTTTGAGAACGGGAAGGCCTATAACATCAATATGGGCAACTTTCTTGCCCTGTTACGAGTAGTGGACTGTCTGGAACAGATGGATGATCTGATGCCGGAAATACCTGTTTCAGCCTATACAATGGAACGAATAATGAATAAAAAGCCGAAAAGGATAAGACATGGAAAATAATGTTGTGAGTGTTATGTTATGGGGAGAAGAAGTCGGAAAGCTCTATTGGGACGAAAGAAACAAAAGAGCCGTCTTCAACTATCATCCGGATTTCATCAAGAAAGGAGTGGAAATCGCCCCACTGACCGCTTCTGTCAAAGGACCGGCGGCAAAGGGTATGCCCATACTCGGAAACAAAGAAAAGACTTATCAAGGTCTCCCACCGTTTTTGGCAGATTCATTGCCTGATCGGTGGGGTAACATGGTCTTCGACCAATGGGCGGCACAAAACCATATCCCCAAGCGCAAACTCACACCGGTAGATAAACTGTCTTTCATCGGGAAACGGGGAATGGGAGCCTTTGAGTTCATCCCGGCCACTCCTGGATTGGAATCCTCTTCCACTCTCCAGATAGAGAGTTTATACCAACTGGCACGCCGTATCTTTGAGGAACGGGAGGAAATATCCGTGCAAGATGACGAAGCACTGCAACTGCAAAGTATCTATGAGATAGGTACATCAGCCGGAGGGCAGCACCCGAAAGCCATCATCGCCATCAATGAAACGACACATGATATACGTTCCGGCCAAGTCCCTTTACCGGAGGGCTATACCTACTACATATTGAAGTTTGCAGAAGGGGACGATTTTCCGTTCACGCAAATGGAAATGGTATATTATGAGATGGCAAAGGAAGCCGGGATTACGATGATGCCTTCCCGACTCATTCAAATTGAGGGAAAACATCACTTCCTGACGGAGCGTTACGATAGGATAAACGGAGAGAAGATACATACACAGACACTTGCTGCCATGAATCCGGATGCAACGAGCTATGAGGATTTGTTTGAAGTCTGCCGAAAACTGAACATCCCGGCAAGCGAACAGTCCGAACTCTACCGTAGGACGGTATTCAATATCATGGGCGGCAATGTGGATGACCACATCAAGAATTTCTCTTTCCTGATGGAAAGAAACGGCACATGGCACATCACCCCAGCCTACGACATGACATTCACCACCAATTTGGACGGTGCGGCATACGAAAACGCACACTCCATGAGCATTGCAGGAAAAGATAACGACATCACGGAAGATGACCTGATGCAATTTGCCAAACAGAACGGAATAAAGAATGCGAAAAGGATAATCGAAGAAGTCAGCCTTGCCATCAGCCATTTTTACGATTATGCCACCAATCATCAAATCGATGACTATTGGAAAGACCGCATCGAAGAGCATCTTTCCGGTTTGGTATCTCCGATCATAGGGAAAACCATGAAACACTACCTGCCCACCATTGTCGAACCCTACGAGACAGAGGATGGCTTTTTGGTATCAGAAATCAACATCATCGAAAACACCCGGCATGATTTCCGTATCGAGGCC
This window of the Bacteroides zhangwenhongii genome carries:
- a CDS encoding fimbrillin family protein codes for the protein MKKSTVMLWAIFGALLMGCSDEEIANVETSSRNAIGFNVLSNAAETRATPTTPDNLKNTDFDVFAFTADGTVFMGTDHMVFGHDGVNIVYKDNKWDYKKASDLRYWPTEALDFYAFNPGTVSDDMMGFYSWEVTKDVQKIRYSCIDEYGANNGHENYDVMYAIAKDRTKDMNNGVVKFNFKHILSQVVFKAKTEYDNMQVDINMIKIYNVKMGGVFTLPAAADVTGNWSDLDGLPSEASGLGTFTVVKDKSITVEGNDPVTDITTTTPMLNIPQTLTAWNVSGTDTKTKHDADNAKQCYLEISCKIRQNGVYLLGSASEYKTIYVPFGDTWVAGKRHIYTLIFGGGYNDQGEAVLNPIQFDAETTDWGNADKADKDVKV
- a CDS encoding DUF3575 domain-containing protein: MFFYIKCVLFVLVLSISGEISAQEKRDSVRIYFHQGKVNIDTCLLDNGNEMERFAKICSALNDSVRLIRKIQIIGGASPEGGGLLNGRLSEKRAEVLWRYISPYIKIPVLERDFHFSGSDWNGLITMVRADVNVPEREDVLRLLEKIVRLENQDSPYWGGELKRLKGGRPYSYLYKFHFPKLRSSMVKICYDSDPINPVRDTVYIHTRDTLCIRDTVTVIAPVKKRPFCMAVKTNLLYDAVLIPDIGVEFCLGKNWSVAGNWMYAWWKSDRKHNYWRIYGGDVELRRWFGRRAVEKPFSGHHVGLYGQIVTYDFELGGKGYLGDKWSYGGGVAYGYSLPVGHRFNVDFTLGIGYLGGLYKEYIPLDGHYVWQTTKKRCWFGPTKAGISLVWLIGRGNYSRKKGGRQ
- a CDS encoding helix-turn-helix domain-containing protein codes for the protein MTTNHITQAMANPEIIVELGRRFKEYRLTYRLTQKEAAEKAGVSLITLRQFENGKAYNINMGNFLALLRVVDCLEQMDDLMPEIPVSAYTMERIMNKKPKRIRHGK
- a CDS encoding ATP-binding protein translates to MKRFVLQQLIEWKNREDRKPLILNGARQVGKTWLLHEFAKLEYKKEAYVVCRKNNLARQLFSQDFNVDRILRGLRAMTSVDITPGDTLIILDEIQDIPEALESLKYFKEEVPEYHIAVAGSLLGISLHQDVSYPVGKVNVINIFPMNFEEFLVAKGEEEACKLLMSGDFETISLLHDKYTDLLRQYYYVGGMPEVVLKYVETDSLLEVRRIQSEILQGYDLDFSKHAPKEQVPRVRMVWNSIPSQLFKENKKFIYGALRKGARANDFEMAIQWLVNAGLLYKVPRCTKPELPLDIYEDLSAFKLYMVDLGLMGAMVKTDPAQVLIKNDIFKEYKGGMTEQYVLQQMKSKGVSPIYYHNTDNSRLELDFVIQRNAQMVPIEVKAEGNVRANSLTALLGKRPELHAERFSMLPYKVQGNLTNFPLYAI
- a CDS encoding helix-turn-helix transcriptional regulator, with the protein product MDYLYICKKGTTMWNEMSNPAVLMRIGQRIKETRIRQHITQEELATASGVSPLTVANIEKGKSVSLLLFISVLRSLGLLENLEQLVPEIRVSPIELKKLQGKKRYRVRHLKQDNHE
- a CDS encoding IS1380-like element IS613 family transposase, giving the protein MAKIQIKSEKLTPFGGIFSIMEQFDSTLSSVIDSTLGLRCSSFGYQYSEIVRSLMSIYFCGGSCIEDVTTHLMNHLSLHPTLRTCSSDTILRAIKELTQGNISYTSDTGKNYDFNTADTLNTLLLNCMFASGQLKEGEMYDVDFDHQFIETEKYDAKPTYKKFLGYRPGVAVIDDLIVGIENSDGNTNVRFHQKDTLKRFFERFEQNGLTINRFRADCGSCSEEIVEEIEKHSKSFYIRANRCSSLYNDIFALRGWKTEEINGIEFELNSILVEKWKGKAYRLVIQRQKRMDGVLDLWEGEYTYRCILTNDYESSTREIVEFYNLRGGKERIFDDMNNGFGWDRLPKSFMAENTVFLLLTALIRNFYKAIIHRLDVKRFGLNATSRIKAFVFRFVSVPAKWIRTSRRYVLNIYTCNNAYADIFQTDFG
- a CDS encoding DUF5119 domain-containing protein, which encodes MIRIRFSLVFIFLWIGLTACEHKDLCYDHPHFATVRVVFDWTKISNHDKPEGMRVVFYPTDDESNTWIFDFPGGEDGEVELPENDYRVICFNYDTDGMVWKENGSYTLFTADTRDVQSPDNRTMAVTPPWLCGDHIDEVILKDIPGGSAEIVRLTPVNMVCHYTYEVNGLRGLDRVADLRAALSGMSGSLNMSADSLPAGLSESLLFDGMVSRNQIIGGFYTFGHSALEGEPNVFRLYLKNRSGSMSVLEQDVSGQVHDVPVVGHVGDVHLVLNFDYEVPSEPGSDGAGFDVDVDDWDDVNMDIVL
- a CDS encoding type II toxin-antitoxin system HipA family toxin; its protein translation is MNDLIVDVKLWGESVGSLYWEKESNAALFDYERKFIRSGLDISPIIMPISQYRNTPYRFLENRTDCFKGLPGLFADSLPDTFGNQIINEWFASKGLSGEEITPLDRLCYVGKRGMGALEFEPSSPINGMNESSVLHIEELTELAKSVFTDRMAFQVQLRQEGRNILDILKVGTSAGGAKPKAIIAYNDITGEVRSGQVKAPEGFGYWLLKFDGGKYSEHTQITDNPQGIGNIEYAYHRMAKACGIDMMECRLLQEKESYHFMTRRFDRMKDGEKIHVQTLAGLAHYDRDQRHSYEEIFRIMRQMNLPYPEQEELYRRMVFNVMSRNHDDHSKNLSFLMDRQRKWKLAPAYDLCYSYTPGGKWTNRHQLSLNGKQDNFTMEDLQKVGENMGIRKHKQIIEEIQETVSHWHETAKDCGVKPEHADFIGENLLLFGKQLHTIHMPDIANEQEQAFMKAMRNDDFNTILKLKMRGYQPSENTLKSLQPDVSATTFIAAAKIFQMEGMLKSLQDIKPAQSPITGGNKRSMELGD